The candidate division KSB1 bacterium genome includes a region encoding these proteins:
- a CDS encoding dihydroorotate dehydrogenase produces MLDLSVQIGSLKLKNPVLVASGTFGYGKESADLVNLDKLGGIVTKSVSPKPRDGNPPPRIVELPAGMLNSIGLQNVGVEAFVKEKLPFLKTVDTSLIVNIAGSTAEEFFTVVNRLESEEGIDGYELNFSCPNVKEGGLEFSQVPKVTAQVTALIRKATKRPLIIKLTPNVTRVSEIARAAAESGADAVSLINTLVGMAVDIESRRPKINTITAGYSGPAIKPVALAKVYEVAQNVNIPIIGIGGIMNTQDALEFLITGATAIEIGTANFIDPTTGERIAEELAGYCEKRNLTSISELVGSLKT; encoded by the coding sequence ATGCTTGACCTTTCGGTTCAAATAGGATCGTTGAAACTAAAGAATCCGGTACTGGTGGCTTCCGGCACGTTTGGGTACGGCAAAGAAAGCGCAGATCTTGTCAATCTGGACAAGTTGGGCGGCATCGTTACCAAGTCGGTGAGTCCGAAGCCCAGAGACGGCAATCCGCCGCCGCGAATCGTCGAGCTCCCAGCCGGCATGCTCAATTCGATCGGTTTGCAAAATGTCGGAGTGGAAGCCTTTGTAAAAGAAAAACTGCCCTTTTTGAAAACAGTAGATACTTCGCTAATCGTCAACATTGCGGGGAGTACCGCTGAGGAATTCTTCACCGTTGTGAACCGACTGGAAAGTGAGGAAGGAATTGACGGGTACGAACTCAATTTTTCCTGTCCGAATGTGAAAGAGGGCGGCCTGGAATTCAGCCAAGTTCCAAAGGTAACTGCCCAGGTTACGGCGCTGATCCGGAAAGCAACCAAACGTCCGCTGATCATTAAACTCACACCAAACGTAACGCGCGTCAGTGAAATCGCCCGGGCTGCAGCCGAAAGCGGAGCAGATGCAGTTTCTCTGATTAACACTTTGGTGGGCATGGCCGTAGACATCGAGTCACGCCGTCCGAAAATTAACACAATTACCGCCGGTTACTCCGGGCCGGCCATCAAACCGGTTGCTTTAGCCAAAGTTTATGAAGTCGCTCAGAATGTCAATATTCCGATTATAGGAATCGGCGGAATTATGAACACACAGGACGCTTTGGAATTTTTGATTACGGGCGCCACCGCAATTGAAATTGGCACGGCAAATTTTATCGACCCAACGACCGGAG